In Acaryochloris marina S15, a single genomic region encodes these proteins:
- a CDS encoding MarR family winged helix-turn-helix transcriptional regulator produces MDTDAVDEILAQWQRERPDLDVSPMGTIGRMTRLAKHLKGAIGATFAQFDLNPGEFDVLATLRRSGQPYQLSPTRLYHAMMVTSGTMTHRIDCLEQAELVKRIPDPNDRRGTLIQLTDKGFTLIEKTLEAHVANEHLLLSVLEPSEIDSLTQLLRKLLDSFEK; encoded by the coding sequence ATGGATACCGATGCAGTTGACGAAATTTTGGCCCAGTGGCAAAGAGAACGTCCTGATTTAGATGTATCGCCCATGGGAACCATTGGCCGCATGACCCGACTGGCAAAACATCTCAAAGGAGCAATCGGGGCCACCTTTGCTCAATTTGACTTGAATCCAGGAGAGTTTGATGTACTCGCAACGTTGCGACGGTCTGGGCAGCCTTATCAGCTATCACCGACAAGGCTATATCACGCCATGATGGTCACGTCCGGAACCATGACCCATCGTATTGATTGCCTCGAGCAAGCTGAGCTGGTAAAACGAATTCCCGACCCCAATGATCGTCGGGGGACCCTGATTCAGTTAACAGATAAGGGGTTTACTCTGATTGAAAAAACCCTTGAAGCCCATGTCGCCAACGAACACCTTCTCCTAAGTGTATTGGAGCCATCAGAGATCGACTCTCTTACTCAATTACTCCGAAAGCTTTTAGACTCATTTGAGAAATAA
- a CDS encoding phage holin family protein: MRGLLLTILATALSLLVVDYVFAGIDLDSISTAIAAAVAIGLVNAIVKPVLKIVSFPLTLLSLGGFLLVLNGLCFSLAAAFVPGFQVDGLLAFFLGPIALSVVNAFLNRYLPEEAPSAS; this comes from the coding sequence ATGCGTGGACTTCTGTTAACTATTCTAGCTACCGCCCTCAGTTTACTGGTGGTCGATTACGTCTTTGCAGGGATTGATTTAGACAGTATCTCCACTGCGATCGCAGCTGCAGTTGCCATTGGCTTGGTGAATGCCATTGTTAAACCCGTGCTGAAAATTGTGTCTTTCCCATTGACCTTACTGTCCCTGGGTGGGTTTTTGCTCGTGCTGAATGGGTTATGTTTCTCCCTAGCTGCCGCGTTCGTGCCAGGCTTTCAGGTAGACGGCTTGTTGGCGTTTTTTCTGGGGCCGATTGCCCTGTCGGTGGTGAATGCGTTCTTAAATCGGTACTTACCGGAAGAAGCACCCTCAGCGAGCTAG
- a CDS encoding PAS domain S-box protein encodes MTLFKIFYLSDSLLFANFLSQLEQFPTAIIPDIAIAFTFGGMAVLLGYVAFRHQPVTYPQLVSLFIALLATCSLNSILDIASLYIPIAGVQAGIKLLTLAIAIFASREFLADSTKILSQNTTPTLVDENRVVKQELENCRQLEVERYKSQQILNDAFEYALIGKAILTPDGDWIRVNSALCELLGYTEAEILQTNFKSMTHPEDVALEQHYCDQLLSGEVLACRFDKRYYHKQGHIVWGRLSISLVRTPEDKPLYFIAQIDNISDRKQAEADLNLVIGQLKLAIEDRSTELDTAYSTLKKSAAQYQDLYDNAPDMYLSVDADSTKILRCNQTLMKELGYSYSEIVGCSVIDLYHPDFRTEAQNAFQTFLETGEARNVYLVVQRKDGTTMDVSLNAQGFRDQQGKVRYSRSSWRDISTRKRLENQLKRMNAELEERVENRTLALQIAIQSLKESESRLELALEASGDGWWDWNMLTDETSWSIQFYQMLGYEMEELPSSFQTWQSWTHPDDLPRMMALLEEHLQDQSIPYVFDYRTRTKSEQWKWISVMGKVVDCNDQGEPLRMVGMLHDISDRKQAEQELRRINTELVRSNQELGHFAYVASHDLQEPLRKIRSFTELLAERYQGRLDETADRYIRYITDGAARMQGLIDDLLSYSRVGRAELKVNPTALSSLVKEVQSDLEKVIEQRQVEMVIDSLPTVAVDPVQMRQVFQNLISNAIKYCQADRPSIHIRATQNKEFWAISVQDNGIGISPQFAERVFIIFQRLHHRGEYSGTGIGLAICKKIIERHGGEIWVDSEEGKGAIFSFTLPR; translated from the coding sequence TTGACTCTCTTCAAGATCTTTTACCTTTCAGATAGTTTATTGTTTGCTAATTTTTTAAGTCAGCTGGAGCAGTTCCCTACAGCGATTATTCCTGATATAGCTATTGCCTTTACATTTGGAGGAATGGCTGTTCTCTTGGGCTATGTGGCCTTTCGCCATCAGCCAGTGACCTATCCCCAACTTGTTTCTCTATTTATTGCTTTATTGGCTACTTGTAGCCTCAATTCGATTCTGGATATAGCCTCTCTTTATATTCCCATTGCTGGTGTTCAAGCAGGAATCAAGCTACTCACCTTGGCCATTGCGATCTTCGCTAGTAGAGAATTCCTAGCAGACAGCACAAAAATTTTGTCTCAAAATACTACTCCCACCTTAGTGGATGAAAATCGGGTAGTGAAGCAGGAGCTTGAAAATTGTCGACAACTAGAAGTAGAACGATATAAAAGCCAGCAAATTTTAAATGATGCCTTCGAATATGCCTTAATTGGTAAGGCTATTCTCACCCCTGATGGAGATTGGATCAGAGTCAATTCAGCCCTCTGTGAACTATTGGGTTACACAGAGGCCGAGATATTACAGACAAACTTCAAAAGTATGACCCATCCTGAGGATGTAGCCCTTGAACAACACTATTGTGATCAACTGCTATCTGGAGAAGTGTTGGCCTGTCGCTTTGACAAGCGGTATTACCACAAGCAAGGACATATTGTTTGGGGCAGGTTGAGTATTTCTCTGGTCAGAACGCCTGAGGATAAACCCCTATATTTTATTGCTCAAATTGATAATATCTCTGACCGCAAACAGGCTGAAGCAGACTTGAATTTGGTGATTGGGCAGCTAAAACTGGCCATTGAAGATCGCTCTACAGAGCTAGATACAGCTTACTCAACCTTGAAGAAATCTGCTGCTCAGTATCAGGATCTTTATGACAATGCCCCAGACATGTATCTGTCCGTCGATGCGGATAGCACCAAGATTTTGCGTTGCAACCAAACCCTAATGAAAGAACTGGGATACAGCTATTCAGAAATAGTGGGTTGCTCTGTCATCGATCTTTATCATCCTGATTTTCGGACTGAAGCACAGAATGCCTTCCAAACCTTTTTGGAAACAGGTGAAGCTAGGAATGTCTACCTAGTCGTACAGCGCAAAGATGGGACGACCATGGATGTCAGCCTCAATGCCCAGGGGTTTCGCGATCAGCAAGGCAAGGTTAGGTACAGTCGCTCAAGCTGGCGAGATATTTCGACGCGCAAACGTTTGGAGAACCAACTGAAGCGAATGAATGCTGAATTGGAAGAGCGGGTTGAAAATCGAACTTTAGCACTACAAATTGCCATTCAATCCTTAAAAGAGAGTGAGTCCCGTTTGGAACTGGCATTAGAGGCCTCTGGAGATGGTTGGTGGGACTGGAACATGCTCACGGATGAAACAAGCTGGAGTATACAGTTCTATCAAATGCTGGGATATGAGATGGAAGAATTGCCTTCCTCGTTTCAAACTTGGCAAAGCTGGACTCATCCTGATGATTTACCTAGAATGATGGCTTTGCTGGAAGAGCATTTACAAGATCAGTCCATCCCCTATGTTTTTGACTATCGAACGCGAACGAAATCAGAGCAATGGAAATGGATTTCTGTCATGGGCAAAGTCGTAGATTGCAATGATCAAGGGGAACCTCTCCGTATGGTTGGGATGCTCCATGATATTAGTGATCGCAAACAGGCAGAGCAGGAACTGCGGAGAATAAATACGGAGCTCGTTCGCTCTAACCAAGAGTTGGGTCATTTTGCCTATGTTGCCTCCCACGATTTGCAGGAACCGTTACGAAAAATAAGGAGTTTTACTGAGTTATTGGCCGAACGCTATCAGGGGCGACTAGATGAGACAGCGGATCGCTATATTCGCTACATCACCGATGGGGCTGCCCGCATGCAAGGGTTGATAGATGATCTACTCAGTTATTCTCGAGTCGGACGAGCTGAACTAAAGGTGAATCCCACTGCATTATCGTCCCTAGTGAAAGAGGTGCAATCTGATTTAGAAAAGGTTATTGAACAACGCCAGGTCGAGATGGTCATAGATTCGTTGCCAACCGTTGCTGTTGATCCGGTGCAAATGAGGCAGGTGTTCCAAAATCTGATTTCTAATGCCATCAAGTATTGCCAAGCGGATCGTCCGAGTATTCACATTCGAGCCACTCAAAATAAAGAGTTTTGGGCTATTTCAGTCCAAGATAATGGAATTGGCATTAGCCCCCAGTTTGCTGAGCGAGTATTTATCATTTTCCAGCGCTTACACCACCGGGGAGAATATTCGGGGACAGGGATTGGATTGGCCATCTGTAAAAAAATAATTGAGCGGCATGGAGGGGAAATTTGGGTGGACTCGGAAGAAGGTAAAGGAGCGATCTTTTCTTTCACTCTGCCCCGATGA
- a CDS encoding EamA family transporter: MNASPPRLFNILLTALAPISWGTTYVVATELLPSGHPLLVAALRTLPIGLVLILSLRQLPQGIWWWRMLILGGLNIGLFQALLFVAAYRLPGGVAATAGSIQPLLVVLFAWQLLGEKPSPRSILGAITGLIGVGLLVLGPEARLDSVGIVAAIASAATMGLGTVLVKRWQSPVSLMVFTAWQLTVGGFMLLPIALIVEGPFEQITGTNLLGFLYLGLIGTGLAYALWFRGISKLNATAASYLGLLSPVVATLLGYLFLQQTLTSIQLLGVVVVLSSVLLGQQTFRRSSGAD, translated from the coding sequence ATGAACGCTTCTCCACCTCGGCTGTTCAATATCTTGTTGACGGCTTTAGCTCCTATTTCCTGGGGGACCACTTATGTTGTGGCGACGGAATTACTGCCATCGGGGCATCCACTACTGGTCGCAGCTCTAAGAACGCTTCCGATCGGCCTGGTCCTTATCCTGAGCCTGAGGCAACTGCCTCAAGGGATTTGGTGGTGGCGGATGTTGATTCTGGGAGGACTCAATATTGGTCTTTTCCAAGCACTCTTGTTCGTGGCGGCCTATCGACTACCGGGGGGAGTTGCAGCCACTGCAGGTTCGATTCAGCCCTTGCTGGTGGTCCTATTTGCTTGGCAACTCTTAGGTGAAAAACCTTCCCCAAGATCAATCTTAGGAGCAATCACTGGATTGATTGGCGTGGGTCTGTTGGTGCTCGGTCCTGAAGCTCGGCTCGATAGTGTGGGGATTGTGGCTGCGATCGCAAGTGCTGCAACCATGGGATTAGGAACAGTCTTGGTGAAGCGGTGGCAATCTCCCGTTTCCCTAATGGTGTTTACGGCCTGGCAACTCACGGTGGGGGGATTCATGTTACTCCCCATCGCTTTGATTGTTGAAGGTCCCTTTGAGCAAATTACTGGGACTAACCTACTAGGGTTTCTCTATTTAGGACTGATCGGAACTGGGCTTGCTTATGCCTTATGGTTTCGGGGCATTAGTAAACTCAATGCCACAGCTGCTTCCTATCTGGGGTTACTGAGTCCAGTTGTGGCAACGCTGCTGGGGTATCTCTTTCTCCAGCAAACCCTGACCTCCATTCAACTGTTGGGGGTTGTGGTCGTGCTGAGTAGTGTTTTACTCGGACAACAAACGTTTCGGAGATCCAGTGGGGCAGACTAA
- a CDS encoding glutathione S-transferase family protein: MGKSLPPKAIISLGKFVWTTMWNVMMSNMAPRSKGGAYIRPESQFRDKIGSDTFPAVPQRYRLYVGLGCPWAHRTLVVRALQGLQDVIDVVVVQPSDTEGGWVFASEHQGCRNLRDLYLLAQPGYEGRCTVPVLWDTQTQKIVNNESSEIIVNLNSAFTDIGQQPDLDLYPEALRPTIDQWNEKIYHAVNNGVYRCGFAQTQTAYDQACNELFEVLDEIDTALANQRYLCGDTLTLADVRLFPTLFRFDVAYYGLFKCNRRRIQDYQHLGPYLRDLYQLPGVADTCNLEAVKQSYYGFLFPLNPGGIIPSGPDITSLSDPHGREQMGKAPQAV, encoded by the coding sequence ATGGGTAAATCTCTACCCCCCAAAGCCATCATCAGCCTGGGTAAGTTTGTTTGGACCACAATGTGGAATGTGATGATGTCAAATATGGCCCCACGGAGTAAAGGGGGTGCCTATATTCGACCAGAGAGCCAGTTCCGAGACAAAATTGGCAGCGATACCTTCCCAGCGGTCCCTCAACGGTATCGGCTATATGTGGGGCTAGGCTGTCCTTGGGCCCATCGCACCTTAGTGGTTCGAGCCTTACAAGGGTTACAAGACGTGATAGATGTTGTCGTGGTTCAACCCTCTGATACGGAAGGGGGCTGGGTCTTTGCCTCTGAACATCAAGGGTGCCGTAACCTTAGAGATCTCTATCTTCTGGCACAGCCTGGATATGAGGGCCGCTGCACTGTGCCAGTGCTGTGGGATACTCAAACTCAAAAGATCGTCAATAACGAAAGTTCTGAGATCATTGTCAACCTTAATTCCGCCTTCACTGACATTGGTCAACAGCCAGACCTAGATCTCTACCCCGAAGCCTTGCGTCCCACCATCGACCAGTGGAATGAGAAAATCTATCATGCCGTCAATAATGGTGTGTATCGCTGTGGTTTTGCCCAAACCCAAACGGCCTACGATCAAGCCTGCAACGAGCTGTTTGAAGTTCTAGACGAAATCGATACAGCCCTTGCCAACCAACGATATCTCTGTGGTGATACCTTAACCCTTGCGGATGTGCGGCTATTCCCAACCTTATTCCGATTCGATGTCGCCTACTACGGACTTTTTAAGTGCAACCGCCGACGAATCCAGGACTACCAGCATTTAGGCCCCTATTTGCGTGATCTTTACCAACTCCCTGGTGTAGCAGACACCTGCAACCTAGAAGCAGTCAAACAAAGTTACTACGGTTTTCTCTTTCCCCTAAATCCTGGCGGCATTATCCCTTCAGGGCCTGATATTACCAGTTTATCTGACCCCCATGGCCGTGAACAGATGGGCAAAGCACCTCAAGCGGTTTAG
- a CDS encoding response regulator yields MANILIFEDDTILAESWQKTLGDQGHQVEYTANINVAMSKIYEAYLDIALIDIFIQENNQESPRGGIMLISKINMLALESKPWLIAISGRSHDPGFSVLEIAKTVGADEYLKKPIDLPELMTVVDRVIKAKSKE; encoded by the coding sequence TTGGCTAATATTCTTATATTCGAAGACGATACAATCTTGGCGGAGTCCTGGCAAAAAACCCTTGGTGATCAAGGGCACCAGGTTGAATACACCGCTAATATCAATGTGGCCATGTCCAAAATTTATGAAGCATATCTAGACATTGCTTTAATTGATATTTTTATCCAAGAAAACAATCAAGAAAGTCCTAGGGGAGGGATCATGCTGATTTCCAAAATCAACATGCTCGCCCTAGAAAGCAAGCCATGGCTGATTGCTATTAGTGGACGTTCTCATGATCCAGGTTTCTCAGTCCTAGAAATTGCCAAAACCGTAGGCGCAGATGAATACCTGAAAAAACCTATCGATTTGCCAGAGCTAATGACAGTGGTCGATCGGGTGATAAAAGCCAAGTCCAAGGAATGA
- a CDS encoding HWE histidine kinase domain-containing protein, producing MERRELAISNCDREPVHIPGCIQTFGALIATGKHIETITHVSSNISDFVDVSPGDALGQPLNTLLPEDVIHTLRNIAGHPTIESQRERAGVYPLHQHTLDISLHRCGAHFLIELEPVASAQLDSQSAFTQVRMLLARLQEETTTPALLQMAVKDLQRVTEFDRVMAYQFLPDGAGEVVAEAMTDDLDPYLGLRYPASDIPQQVRGMALRMPIRAISNIDAPTADLIAADSAADPLDLSLTHVRAVSPIHLEYLANMGVQSSMNVAIIVRRQLWGLFAFHHKSVKLLSPDYRSTCDLFGQLFSLKFQLVLEEERFNTRKRTTSAISQFVQKLTSSGRFTQTVQALGEQLCSMLSAQGLAVIAKQEIQTYGDVPTHGIIRELVHQVQTHPCPDLIPLENLSQLNRLSTTQLGKTAGALCLGIAPSDDVFVIFFRHEMIYEVRWAGSPEKEIVEGANGPRLRPRTSFAEYREKIAGQCKPWSVLETEVALELRTGLMQLAISQGEVQQQEWLRQRRQQDLLIAELNHRVKNILALIRSISRQTRHSTTSIEEYTLLLDRRIAALAHAHDLVAGHGLEWPSLQNLVMTELRPYLGESEHQVSLSGPEAGLKANFVPMFALVIHELITNSAKYGALSVSAGKVDVRWKEQDGGLAIYWKESDGPTVFPPKRKGFGRTLIERAIPFEFEGEATLRFPRTGVQVNFWLPAHLILFQDDQPEVSSTPMPAFQSEEEPDLAPGHVLIVEDNMLLALEMENLLESLGFNDIDTAPRVKQAIKLLAQETYILGILDINLKEENSFDIARELIRRRIPFMFTTGYNSKFTLPEDLAIVPMLKKPIDGEQLNLTIHQLLA from the coding sequence ATGGAACGTAGAGAACTAGCGATTTCCAATTGCGATCGCGAGCCCGTACACATACCGGGTTGCATCCAAACCTTTGGGGCTCTGATTGCCACAGGTAAGCATATTGAGACCATCACCCATGTTTCCAGCAATATCAGCGACTTTGTGGATGTCTCCCCTGGGGATGCTTTAGGGCAACCCCTCAATACCCTGCTCCCCGAAGACGTGATCCATACCCTCAGGAATATCGCAGGCCATCCCACCATCGAGTCTCAGCGGGAACGAGCAGGCGTTTATCCCCTTCATCAGCACACCCTAGATATCAGTCTGCACCGCTGTGGTGCCCATTTTTTAATTGAACTAGAGCCCGTTGCGTCGGCTCAGCTCGATAGCCAATCCGCTTTTACTCAAGTCCGAATGCTACTGGCCCGCCTGCAGGAGGAAACGACAACCCCAGCCCTACTACAAATGGCCGTCAAAGACCTACAGCGGGTGACGGAATTTGATCGGGTTATGGCTTATCAATTTCTACCCGATGGGGCGGGAGAAGTGGTCGCTGAAGCCATGACAGATGATTTAGATCCCTATCTTGGCCTCAGATACCCCGCTTCAGACATTCCTCAGCAGGTAAGAGGAATGGCCTTAAGAATGCCAATCCGGGCCATCTCGAATATCGATGCTCCCACCGCTGACTTAATTGCCGCTGATTCAGCTGCAGATCCCTTAGACCTTTCCTTGACCCATGTGCGGGCAGTGTCTCCCATTCATCTAGAGTATCTAGCCAACATGGGGGTTCAGTCCTCCATGAATGTGGCGATTATTGTTCGGAGACAGCTATGGGGGCTGTTTGCCTTCCATCACAAGAGTGTCAAATTACTATCCCCTGATTACCGATCCACCTGCGATCTATTTGGCCAACTTTTTTCCCTCAAATTCCAGTTGGTCCTGGAAGAAGAGCGGTTCAACACCCGTAAACGCACCACTTCAGCCATCTCCCAATTCGTCCAAAAATTGACGAGTAGCGGCCGGTTTACGCAAACCGTACAAGCCTTAGGAGAACAACTCTGTTCCATGCTCTCTGCCCAGGGTCTGGCGGTTATTGCCAAGCAAGAAATTCAAACCTATGGAGACGTTCCCACTCATGGCATCATCAGAGAACTAGTCCATCAGGTTCAAACCCATCCCTGCCCTGATCTAATCCCCCTGGAAAACCTATCCCAACTCAACCGCCTTAGTACCACTCAATTGGGTAAAACCGCAGGTGCTCTCTGTCTAGGCATAGCCCCCAGCGACGACGTCTTCGTCATTTTCTTTCGCCATGAAATGATCTATGAAGTCCGATGGGCAGGATCGCCAGAAAAAGAGATTGTCGAAGGGGCTAATGGACCCCGATTACGCCCTCGCACCTCCTTTGCAGAGTATCGAGAAAAGATAGCAGGCCAATGCAAACCTTGGTCAGTCCTCGAAACAGAAGTCGCCCTAGAACTCCGCACTGGGCTAATGCAGTTAGCCATCAGTCAAGGAGAGGTTCAGCAACAAGAATGGTTAAGACAACGGCGACAACAAGATCTCCTCATTGCGGAACTCAACCACCGGGTCAAAAATATTCTGGCCTTAATCCGATCCATCTCTCGCCAAACCCGTCACTCCACTACTTCCATTGAAGAATATACCCTGCTCTTAGATCGCCGCATTGCAGCCCTAGCCCATGCCCATGATTTGGTGGCTGGACATGGTCTGGAGTGGCCCAGTCTCCAAAACTTGGTAATGACAGAACTCCGTCCTTACCTGGGGGAATCAGAACATCAAGTCAGTCTCTCGGGTCCAGAAGCAGGTCTAAAAGCCAACTTTGTCCCCATGTTTGCCCTAGTCATTCATGAACTGATTACTAATTCTGCCAAGTATGGAGCCTTATCCGTTTCTGCAGGTAAAGTTGATGTCCGTTGGAAAGAACAGGATGGAGGACTGGCCATTTATTGGAAGGAATCTGATGGACCGACCGTCTTTCCACCTAAACGTAAAGGGTTTGGACGGACGTTAATCGAGCGGGCGATCCCGTTTGAGTTTGAAGGAGAGGCCACGCTGCGCTTCCCCAGAACAGGGGTTCAAGTCAATTTTTGGCTGCCTGCTCACCTGATCCTCTTCCAAGATGACCAACCGGAAGTGTCTTCTACGCCAATGCCCGCCTTCCAGAGCGAGGAAGAACCAGACCTTGCCCCTGGTCATGTTCTGATCGTTGAAGACAACATGTTACTGGCCCTCGAAATGGAGAATCTTCTAGAGTCTTTGGGATTTAACGACATCGATACAGCCCCCAGAGTCAAACAGGCCATTAAACTTTTAGCCCAGGAAACATACATCTTGGGTATCTTAGACATCAACCTCAAGGAAGAAAATAGCTTTGACATCGCCAGAGAACTAATCCGGCGACGAATCCCCTTCATGTTTACGACGGGCTACAATTCCAAATTCACGCTTCCAGAAGACTTAGCCATTGTGCCCATGCTCAAAAAGCCCATTGACGGGGAGCAATTAAACCTCACCATCCATCAACTCTTAGCCTAG
- a CDS encoding response regulator encodes MIEILLVEDDEGDIELTLEAFNRSKVALNVTVVRDGMEAMAYLQQEGTYEAAKTPDLMLLDLNLPRKDGREVLTDMQESSRLRQIPVVVLTTSDADEDILKSYKIGANAYVTKPVGLKGLVKVVNLLEEFWFTIVKLPPHEMS; translated from the coding sequence ATGATTGAGATATTGTTGGTAGAAGATGATGAAGGGGATATAGAACTCACTTTGGAAGCCTTTAATCGCTCAAAAGTTGCCCTCAACGTTACTGTTGTCAGAGATGGTATGGAGGCGATGGCCTACCTTCAGCAAGAAGGGACCTATGAGGCGGCAAAAACTCCCGACTTGATGTTGCTAGACCTCAACTTACCCCGTAAAGATGGTCGAGAAGTGTTGACCGATATGCAAGAGAGTAGCCGTCTCAGGCAGATACCTGTGGTTGTGCTAACGACATCAGATGCGGATGAAGATATTTTGAAGAGCTACAAAATTGGGGCTAATGCTTATGTCACGAAACCTGTGGGTTTAAAGGGACTAGTTAAGGTGGTTAATTTGCTAGAAGAATTTTGGTTTACGATTGTCAAGTTGCCTCCCCATGAAATGAGCTAG